In one window of Nesterenkonia sandarakina DNA:
- the rpsK gene encoding 30S ribosomal protein S11: MPPKSRAAARKPRRKVSKNITQGQAHIKSTFNNTIVSITDPQGAVVSWASSGEVGFKGSRKSTPFAAQLAAEQAAKRAQEHGMKKVEVFVKGPGSGRETAIRSLQAAGLEVGSISDVTPSAHNGCRPPKRRRV, encoded by the coding sequence ATGCCACCAAAGTCACGCGCAGCGGCACGCAAGCCGCGCCGCAAAGTCAGCAAGAACATCACGCAGGGTCAGGCGCACATCAAGTCGACCTTCAACAACACCATCGTCTCGATCACCGATCCGCAGGGCGCCGTCGTGTCCTGGGCATCCTCGGGTGAGGTCGGCTTCAAGGGCTCCCGCAAGTCCACGCCCTTCGCCGCACAGCTCGCCGCCGAGCAGGCCGCGAAGCGCGCCCAGGAGCACGGCATGAAGAAGGTCGAGGTCTTCGTCAAGGGACCCGGTTCAGGCCGCGAGACTGCGATCCGCTCGCTGCAGGCCGCTGGCCTGGAGGTCGGCTCCATCTCGGACGTCACCCCGAGCGCGCACAATGGCTGCCGCCCGCCCAAGCGCCGCCGCGTCTGA
- the map gene encoding type I methionyl aminopeptidase — MMFSRSRVELKTPEQLRHMAAAGEILNEALQATLAAAAPGVTTGELNDVFAEVITSRGAKPNFLNYHGFPGYICASVNEEVVHGIPGERVLAQGDVLKIDGGCIVEGWHSDSARTRILGSSQEGTADPEDERLSAVTEAAMWRGIAAFATAKSTGEIGEAIEDYVSSQPGKKLGILEDYVGHGIGSQMHMPPDVFNYATGFKGAKVRPGMALAIEPMLTRGGIETDVLEDDWTVVTSDGSRASQWEHSVARHAEGIWVLTAADGGAAELAPLGVTPVPLPAH, encoded by the coding sequence CTGATGTTCTCCCGCAGCCGCGTCGAGCTGAAGACCCCCGAGCAGCTGCGCCACATGGCCGCGGCCGGAGAGATCCTCAATGAGGCGCTTCAGGCCACGCTGGCGGCCGCCGCGCCAGGGGTGACCACCGGGGAGCTCAATGACGTGTTCGCCGAGGTGATCACCTCTCGCGGCGCGAAGCCCAACTTCTTGAACTACCACGGGTTCCCGGGCTATATCTGCGCCTCGGTCAACGAAGAGGTCGTCCATGGGATCCCGGGGGAGCGGGTCCTTGCGCAGGGAGACGTGCTGAAGATCGACGGCGGCTGCATCGTCGAGGGTTGGCATTCAGACTCCGCCCGCACCCGGATCCTGGGCTCCTCCCAGGAAGGCACCGCCGATCCTGAGGATGAGCGGCTCTCCGCCGTCACCGAAGCCGCCATGTGGCGGGGGATCGCGGCCTTCGCGACGGCGAAGAGCACCGGGGAGATCGGTGAGGCCATCGAGGACTACGTCTCCTCCCAGCCTGGGAAGAAGCTGGGCATCCTGGAGGACTACGTGGGCCACGGCATCGGCTCTCAGATGCACATGCCCCCGGACGTGTTCAACTACGCCACCGGGTTCAAAGGAGCAAAGGTCCGCCCCGGCATGGCGCTGGCCATCGAGCCGATGCTCACCCGGGGCGGCATCGAGACCGACGTGCTTGAGGACGACTGGACCGTGGTCACCAGTGACGGCTCCCGAGCCAGCCAGTGGGAACACTCCGTGGCCCGGCACGCCGAAGGCATCTGGGTGCTGACCGCGGCCGACGGCGGCGCCGCCGAGCTGGCGCCGCTGGGCGTCACGCCGGTGCCGCTGCCCGCGCACTGA
- a CDS encoding adenylate kinase, with protein MTRMLIVGPAGSGKGTQSKRISEDLGIVAISTGDIFRVNIKEATELGREAQGYVDAGDLVPDSVTNRMVEDRLTWEDAKNGFLLDGYPRNRTQVAALDEMLSRLDVSLDVVLELTADREELIQRLKKRAEIEGREDDADEDAIRRRLEIFASETAPMIAEYDARGLVRRVDGLGAVDEVNARIMEALKP; from the coding sequence ATGACGCGCATGTTGATAGTCGGGCCGGCCGGCTCGGGCAAGGGAACTCAGTCCAAGCGGATCTCCGAGGACTTGGGCATCGTCGCGATCTCCACCGGGGACATCTTCCGGGTGAACATCAAGGAGGCGACCGAGCTCGGCCGCGAGGCGCAGGGCTACGTGGACGCCGGCGACCTGGTGCCGGACTCGGTCACGAACCGGATGGTCGAGGATCGACTGACCTGGGAGGACGCCAAGAACGGCTTCCTGCTCGATGGCTACCCGCGGAACCGGACCCAGGTCGCCGCACTCGATGAGATGCTTTCCCGGCTCGATGTCAGCCTCGACGTCGTGCTGGAGCTCACCGCGGACCGCGAGGAGCTGATCCAGCGCCTGAAGAAGCGTGCGGAGATCGAAGGCCGAGAGGACGACGCCGACGAGGACGCCATCCGCCGTCGACTGGAGATCTTCGCCTCCGAGACCGCCCCGATGATCGCTGAATACGATGCGCGCGGACTGGTGCGCCGAGTGGACGGCCTGGGCGCCGTGGATGAGGTCAACGCGCGCATCATGGAAGCGCTGAAGCCCTGA
- the rplQ gene encoding 50S ribosomal protein L17, with product MPTPTKGPRLGGSPSHEKMMLANLSANLFEHRSITTTLTKAKRLRPYAERLITMAKQGDIAARRRVVGKISANSATNQAIVHELFTVIAPAMAEREGGYTRIVKIGNRKGDNAPMAVIELVMEPVSPKQAVVKEAEQATATPAAQPVQEETAEVESTETADTEAESAAAESTEGESQK from the coding sequence ATGCCTACCCCCACCAAGGGTCCGCGCCTGGGCGGCAGCCCGTCGCACGAGAAGATGATGTTGGCGAACCTTTCCGCCAACCTGTTCGAGCACCGCTCGATCACCACCACGCTGACCAAGGCCAAGCGCCTGCGTCCCTACGCCGAGCGTCTGATCACCATGGCGAAGCAGGGCGACATCGCCGCGCGTCGTCGTGTGGTCGGCAAGATCAGCGCCAACAGCGCGACCAACCAGGCGATCGTCCACGAGCTGTTCACCGTGATCGCCCCGGCCATGGCCGAGCGCGAAGGCGGCTACACCCGCATCGTGAAGATCGGCAACCGCAAGGGTGACAACGCGCCCATGGCCGTGATCGAGCTCGTCATGGAGCCCGTCTCGCCGAAGCAGGCAGTGGTCAAGGAGGCCGAGCAGGCCACCGCGACCCCCGCCGCGCAGCCGGTCCAGGAGGAGACCGCCGAGGTCGAGTCCACCGAGACTGCCGACACCGAGGCGGAGTCCGCTGCAGCGGAGTCCACCGAGGGTGAGAGCCAGAAGTAA
- the rpmJ gene encoding 50S ribosomal protein L36, whose translation MKVQPSVKQICTDCKVIRRSGVIRVICKSNPRHKQRQG comes from the coding sequence ATGAAGGTTCAGCCGAGCGTGAAGCAGATCTGCACCGACTGCAAAGTCATCCGCCGCAGCGGCGTGATCCGCGTGATCTGCAAGTCAAACCCACGCCACAAGCAGCGCCAGGGCTGA
- the glmM gene encoding phosphoglucosamine mutase, with protein sequence MARLFGTDGVRGVANELLTAELALTLSQSAATVLGHRQVLPGTRPTAVVARDPRISGEFISAAVQAGIASSGVDVFDAGVLPTPAAAFLVADIDADFGVMISASHNAAPDNGIKFLARGGHKLDDAAEDSIETQMGLTPPRPTGADVGRVSRFADAEDRYLVHLLRSLDGTSLKGLKIVLDCAHGAAAGVSPQAFTDAGAAVIVIGAEPDGLNINEGYGSTHLGPLQEAVREHGADLGIAHDGDADRCLAVDHTGEVIDGDQIMGILAIAQKEAGTLIDDTLVVTVMSNLGLKLGMEAAGVKLVETAVGDRYVLAAMRASGYNLGGEQSGHLIFADYATTGDGLLTGLQLAARVAATGRSVRTLADEAMTRLPQVLINVKGVDRTRVKTHEPVQEAVAQVEARLGATGRVLLRPSGTEPVVRVMVEASTAELARAESEALADIVKAELAL encoded by the coding sequence ATGGCACGACTTTTCGGCACTGACGGCGTGCGCGGTGTGGCCAACGAGCTGCTCACCGCTGAACTCGCCCTCACCCTCTCCCAGTCAGCAGCAACCGTCCTCGGCCACCGTCAGGTGCTCCCGGGCACCCGACCCACCGCGGTGGTCGCGCGCGACCCGCGCATCTCGGGAGAATTCATCTCCGCCGCCGTCCAGGCGGGCATCGCCAGCAGCGGCGTCGACGTCTTCGACGCCGGAGTGCTGCCCACCCCTGCAGCCGCCTTCCTGGTGGCCGACATCGACGCGGACTTCGGCGTGATGATCTCCGCCTCGCACAACGCGGCCCCGGACAATGGCATCAAGTTCCTGGCCCGCGGCGGGCATAAGCTCGATGACGCCGCGGAGGACTCGATCGAGACCCAGATGGGACTGACGCCGCCACGGCCCACCGGGGCCGATGTCGGACGGGTCAGCCGGTTCGCCGACGCGGAGGACCGCTACCTGGTGCACCTGCTGCGCTCCCTGGACGGCACCAGCCTCAAGGGGCTCAAGATCGTGCTGGACTGCGCCCACGGCGCCGCCGCCGGAGTCTCCCCGCAGGCCTTCACCGACGCCGGGGCCGCAGTGATCGTCATCGGCGCGGAGCCCGACGGGCTGAACATCAACGAAGGCTACGGCTCCACCCACCTGGGTCCGCTGCAGGAGGCGGTGCGCGAGCATGGCGCCGACCTGGGCATCGCCCACGACGGCGACGCCGATCGCTGCCTGGCGGTCGACCATACCGGCGAGGTGATCGACGGCGACCAGATCATGGGCATCCTGGCGATCGCGCAGAAGGAAGCCGGCACCCTGATCGATGACACCCTGGTGGTCACCGTGATGTCCAACCTGGGGTTGAAGCTGGGCATGGAGGCAGCCGGGGTCAAGCTGGTGGAGACCGCCGTGGGGGACCGCTACGTGCTGGCCGCCATGCGCGCCTCCGGGTACAACCTCGGCGGGGAGCAGTCGGGCCATCTGATCTTCGCGGACTACGCCACCACCGGTGACGGCCTGCTCACCGGCCTGCAGCTGGCCGCCCGGGTCGCGGCCACCGGCCGCTCCGTGCGGACCCTGGCGGATGAGGCGATGACCCGTCTCCCGCAGGTGCTGATCAACGTCAAGGGCGTGGACCGCACCCGGGTCAAGACTCACGAGCCGGTGCAGGAGGCCGTCGCGCAGGTCGAAGCCCGGCTGGGAGCCACCGGGCGGGTGCTGCTGCGTCCGTCGGGCACCGAACCGGTGGTCCGGGTGATGGTGGAGGCCTCCACCGCGGAGCTGGCCCGCGCCGAGTCCGAGGCGCTGGCGGACATCGTCAAGGCCGAACTCGCCCTGTAG
- the infA gene encoding translation initiation factor IF-1, protein MGKKEGVIEVEGRVSEALPNAMFRVRLENEHVVLATISGKMRQHYIRILPEDRVVVEMSPYDLNRGRIVYRYK, encoded by the coding sequence ATGGGTAAAAAAGAAGGCGTCATCGAAGTAGAGGGCCGGGTTTCTGAAGCCCTGCCGAATGCAATGTTCCGCGTGCGTCTGGAGAACGAGCACGTTGTCCTCGCGACCATCTCGGGCAAGATGCGCCAGCACTACATTCGCATCCTCCCCGAGGACCGCGTAGTGGTGGAGATGAGCCCGTATGACCTCAACCGTGGGCGCATCGTCTACCGCTATAAGTGA
- the rplM gene encoding 50S ribosomal protein L13, translating to MRTYTPKPGDADAQWHVIDATDVVLGRLASHTATLLRGKHKPTFVPHQDMGDFVIIINAEKVAVTGDKAEKKRYWRHSGFPGGIKSLTFNEMVTRYPTRAVYQAVKGMLPHNKLGTAQLKKLRVYAGAEHPHVAQQPKPFDISQVTQ from the coding sequence GTGCGTACGTACACCCCGAAGCCTGGCGACGCCGATGCCCAGTGGCACGTCATCGACGCGACTGACGTCGTGCTGGGCCGTCTCGCCTCCCACACCGCCACGCTGCTGCGCGGCAAGCACAAGCCGACCTTCGTCCCTCACCAGGACATGGGCGACTTCGTCATCATCATCAACGCCGAGAAGGTCGCCGTGACCGGCGACAAGGCCGAGAAGAAGCGCTACTGGCGCCACTCCGGCTTCCCCGGCGGCATCAAGTCGTTGACCTTCAACGAGATGGTCACGCGCTACCCGACCCGCGCCGTCTACCAGGCGGTCAAGGGCATGCTGCCCCACAACAAGCTCGGCACGGCACAGCTGAAGAAGCTGCGCGTCTACGCAGGTGCTGAGCACCCGCACGTCGCGCAGCAGCCGAAGCCGTTCGACATCTCCCAGGTCACTCAGTAG
- the rpsM gene encoding 30S ribosomal protein S13, with translation MARLAGVDIPREKRTVIALTYIYGVGRTSAEAALEATGIEAGTRVKDLTDDQLISLRDYIESNLTVEGDLRREVAADIRRKVEIGSYEGIRHRRGLPVRGQRTKTNARTRKGSKKTVAGKKK, from the coding sequence GTGGCACGTCTGGCAGGTGTAGACATCCCGCGCGAAAAGCGCACGGTGATCGCACTCACTTATATCTATGGCGTTGGGCGCACGAGCGCCGAAGCAGCCTTGGAAGCAACCGGTATCGAAGCTGGTACCCGCGTGAAGGATCTGACTGACGATCAGCTGATCTCTCTGCGTGACTACATCGAGAGCAACCTCACCGTCGAGGGCGACCTTCGCCGTGAGGTCGCCGCCGATATCCGCCGCAAGGTCGAGATCGGCTCTTACGAAGGCATCCGCCACCGTCGCGGCCTCCCGGTCCGCGGTCAGCGCACCAAGACCAACGCTCGTACCCGCAAGGGCTCGAAGAAGACCGTCGCAGGTAAGAAGAAGTAG
- the secY gene encoding preprotein translocase subunit SecY has product MFSAIARVFKTPDLRRKIWFTIAIIAIYRIGAFIPAPGVDYSAVQQCLALGTTEGGLYSFVNMFSGGALLQVSIFALGIMPYITAAIIVQLLRVVIPRFENLQREGPQGQSKLTQYTRYLTIALALLNATTLVSMVRTGALLGCDIPIITEDVLPVVLLMILSLVTGVALIMWLGEQITERGVGNGMSILIFVSIAAGFPGAMGEIWTTQGWRTFGTVMLIGLVTIAAVVFVEQSQRRVPVQYAKRQVGRRTVGGTSTYIPIKVNMAGVIPVIFASSVLMLPSVLAQFNQPGPGEEPSAFIQFIQTYFVGGTHPLYMAAFFLMTIFFTYFYVTITFNPNEVAENMRKFGGFIPGIRAGKPTESYLAYVISRITFPGALYLGLIALIPLIAFVLIGANQNFPFGGTSILIMVGVGLTTVKQINAQMEQRNYEGLLR; this is encoded by the coding sequence TTGTTCAGCGCGATCGCAAGGGTGTTCAAGACACCCGACCTGCGTCGAAAGATCTGGTTCACCATCGCGATCATCGCGATCTACCGCATCGGCGCATTCATCCCGGCACCCGGGGTGGACTACTCAGCAGTGCAGCAGTGCCTGGCACTGGGGACGACTGAGGGCGGCCTCTACTCCTTCGTGAACATGTTCTCCGGCGGAGCTCTGCTCCAGGTGTCCATCTTCGCGCTGGGCATCATGCCCTACATCACCGCGGCCATCATCGTGCAGCTGCTGCGCGTGGTGATCCCACGGTTCGAGAACCTCCAGCGCGAGGGCCCCCAGGGTCAGTCCAAGCTCACCCAGTACACCCGGTATCTGACGATCGCACTGGCCCTGCTCAACGCCACCACCCTGGTCTCCATGGTCCGCACCGGGGCCCTGCTGGGCTGTGACATCCCGATCATCACCGAGGACGTGCTCCCCGTCGTGCTGCTGATGATCCTCTCCCTGGTCACCGGCGTCGCGCTGATCATGTGGCTCGGCGAGCAGATCACCGAGCGAGGCGTGGGCAACGGCATGTCCATCCTGATCTTCGTCTCCATCGCCGCCGGGTTCCCCGGAGCCATGGGCGAGATCTGGACCACCCAGGGCTGGCGGACCTTCGGCACGGTGATGCTGATCGGTCTGGTCACCATCGCCGCCGTGGTCTTCGTCGAACAGTCACAGCGTCGCGTCCCGGTGCAGTATGCCAAGCGCCAGGTGGGCCGTCGCACCGTGGGCGGGACCTCCACCTACATCCCGATCAAGGTCAACATGGCGGGCGTCATCCCCGTCATCTTCGCCTCCTCGGTGCTGATGCTGCCCTCGGTGCTGGCGCAGTTCAACCAGCCCGGTCCCGGTGAGGAGCCCTCCGCCTTCATCCAGTTCATCCAGACCTACTTCGTCGGCGGGACGCACCCGCTCTACATGGCGGCGTTCTTCCTGATGACCATCTTCTTCACCTACTTCTACGTGACGATCACGTTCAACCCGAATGAGGTCGCCGAGAACATGCGCAAGTTCGGCGGATTCATCCCCGGGATCCGAGCAGGCAAGCCCACTGAGAGCTACCTCGCCTATGTGATCTCGCGGATCACCTTCCCCGGCGCGCTCTACCTCGGCCTGATCGCCCTGATCCCGCTGATCGCCTTTGTGCTGATCGGGGCGAACCAGAACTTCCCGTTCGGCGGCACCTCGATCCTGATCATGGTCGGAGTCGGACTGACCACCGTGAAGCAGATCAACGCACAGATGGAACAACGGAACTACGAAGGGTTGCTGCGATGA
- a CDS encoding DNA-directed RNA polymerase subunit alpha encodes MLIAQRPTLTEEVVAENRSRFVIEPLEPGFGYTLGNSMRRTLLSSIPGAAVTSVRIDGVLHEFTTIAGTKEDVTELILNVKRLSVSSEHDEPVVAYLRKEGPGPVTAADITPPAGVEFHNPELHLATLNEHGKLDMELTVERGRGYVSAAQNKMADAEIGRIPVDSIYSPVLKVSFKVEATRVEQRTDFDKLTVDVETKPSMEPRDALASAGTTLVELFSLARELNVAAEGIEIGPSPTDAALAADMALPIEDLELTVRSYNCLKREGIHSVGELVARSEADLMDIRNFGAKSIDEVKDKLVELGLSLKDSPAGFDPTAARFQDAGDEDYVEEEQQRF; translated from the coding sequence GTGCTCATTGCACAGCGCCCCACGCTGACCGAAGAAGTTGTCGCCGAGAATCGCTCCCGCTTCGTGATCGAGCCCCTCGAGCCGGGCTTCGGCTACACCCTCGGCAATTCCATGCGTCGCACCCTGCTCTCCTCCATCCCCGGTGCCGCCGTCACCAGCGTCCGGATCGATGGTGTGCTCCACGAGTTCACCACCATCGCCGGGACAAAGGAAGACGTCACCGAACTCATCCTCAACGTGAAGCGGCTCTCCGTCTCTTCCGAGCACGATGAGCCCGTCGTGGCCTACCTCCGCAAGGAGGGCCCCGGCCCCGTCACCGCGGCCGACATCACCCCTCCGGCAGGAGTGGAGTTCCACAACCCGGAGCTGCACCTGGCCACGCTGAACGAGCACGGCAAGCTCGACATGGAGCTGACCGTGGAACGCGGCCGCGGCTACGTCTCGGCGGCTCAGAACAAGATGGCCGACGCAGAGATCGGCCGGATCCCCGTGGACTCCATCTACTCCCCGGTCCTGAAGGTCTCCTTCAAGGTCGAGGCTACCCGTGTGGAGCAGCGCACCGACTTCGACAAGCTCACCGTCGATGTGGAGACCAAGCCCTCCATGGAGCCCCGTGACGCACTGGCCTCGGCGGGCACCACCCTGGTGGAGCTTTTCTCCCTGGCTCGCGAGCTCAACGTGGCGGCAGAAGGCATCGAGATCGGCCCGTCGCCGACCGACGCCGCACTTGCCGCGGACATGGCTCTGCCGATCGAGGACCTGGAACTGACGGTGCGTTCCTACAACTGCCTCAAGCGCGAGGGCATCCACAGCGTGGGTGAGCTCGTGGCACGTTCCGAGGCTGATCTGATGGACATCCGCAACTTCGGTGCCAAGTCCATCGACGAGGTCAAGGACAAGCTCGTCGAGCTTGGCCTGAGCTTGAAGGACTCCCCGGCAGGCTTCGACCCGACCGCGGCTCGCTTCCAGGATGCTGGCGACGAGGACTACGTCGAAGAAGAGCAGCAGCGGTTCTGA
- a CDS encoding sugar porter family MFS transporter produces MSTTPRSQESGLGGVAWVVLVAAFGGFLFGFDTAVINGAVGPIQDQFSLSDLAIGFTVSSALLGCMVGAWAGGSLSDRIGRQRAMMVAAALFFISAIGSGLAFGAADLVLWRVLGGIGVGMASVIAPSYIAEVAPTHLRGRLGSTWQLAIVVGIFMAAASNAFIANLAGGAAEELWFGLEAWRWMFLLEAGPALLYALLASSIPESPRYLVSRGRDKQAAKVLQEIVGIQGEAAIAQKIKDVRETINMEARQRFRDLIVGGRLTPIVWVGLGLAVFQQFVGINVIFYYSNTLWQAVGIAEDQAFLVQIITTSVNIVATVIGIIIVDRVGRRIPLAVGSAGMAAGLGMMAVAFSQAIITVGADGEELVSLPGAWGMIALVSANVFVLFFGATWGPFMWVLLGEMFPNRVRAVALGVTASANWAANFLISMLFPEMAAFSLVFAYGFYAASALLSMFFVLKWVPETKGRELEDMSDAAYEKTPRVAKTR; encoded by the coding sequence ATGAGCACCACTCCCCGCTCCCAGGAATCCGGTCTAGGCGGCGTCGCGTGGGTCGTACTGGTCGCCGCGTTCGGCGGCTTCCTCTTCGGCTTCGACACCGCAGTGATCAACGGGGCCGTCGGCCCCATCCAGGACCAGTTCTCACTCTCAGACCTTGCCATCGGCTTCACCGTCTCCTCGGCCCTGCTGGGCTGCATGGTGGGCGCCTGGGCCGGCGGGAGCCTCTCAGACCGCATCGGTCGCCAGCGCGCGATGATGGTGGCCGCGGCGCTGTTCTTCATCTCTGCGATCGGCTCGGGACTCGCCTTCGGCGCCGCGGACCTGGTGCTCTGGCGGGTGCTCGGCGGCATCGGCGTGGGCATGGCCTCAGTGATCGCTCCGTCCTACATCGCCGAGGTCGCCCCGACACACCTGCGCGGACGCCTGGGCTCCACCTGGCAGCTGGCCATCGTGGTCGGCATCTTCATGGCTGCCGCGTCGAACGCGTTCATCGCCAACCTCGCTGGCGGGGCAGCCGAGGAGCTGTGGTTCGGACTGGAGGCCTGGCGCTGGATGTTCCTGCTCGAGGCGGGTCCGGCGCTGCTCTACGCCCTGCTTGCCTCCTCCATCCCGGAATCCCCGCGCTATCTGGTCTCCCGAGGCCGGGACAAGCAGGCGGCGAAGGTGCTGCAGGAGATCGTCGGCATCCAGGGTGAGGCCGCCATCGCGCAGAAGATCAAAGACGTCCGCGAGACCATCAACATGGAGGCCCGACAGCGCTTCCGGGACCTGATCGTGGGCGGGCGGCTCACCCCGATCGTCTGGGTGGGACTGGGCCTGGCGGTCTTCCAGCAGTTCGTCGGCATCAACGTGATCTTCTACTACTCCAACACGCTGTGGCAGGCGGTGGGCATCGCGGAGGACCAGGCATTCCTGGTCCAGATCATCACCACCAGCGTGAACATCGTGGCCACCGTCATCGGCATCATCATCGTGGACCGGGTGGGTCGCCGGATCCCGCTCGCCGTGGGCTCTGCAGGCATGGCCGCAGGACTGGGCATGATGGCGGTGGCCTTCAGCCAGGCGATCATCACCGTGGGAGCCGACGGCGAAGAGCTGGTCTCGCTCCCCGGCGCCTGGGGAATGATCGCGCTGGTCTCCGCCAATGTCTTCGTGCTCTTCTTCGGAGCCACCTGGGGGCCGTTCATGTGGGTCCTGCTGGGGGAGATGTTCCCCAACCGGGTCCGCGCCGTGGCGCTGGGCGTGACCGCGTCCGCGAACTGGGCCGCGAACTTCCTGATCTCGATGCTCTTCCCCGAGATGGCGGCGTTCTCCCTGGTCTTCGCCTACGGCTTCTACGCGGCCTCGGCGCTGCTCTCCATGTTCTTCGTGCTCAAATGGGTGCCCGAGACCAAGGGGCGCGAGCTCGAAGACATGTCAGACGCCGCCTACGAGAAGACGCCGCGGGTCGCGAAGACACGCTGA
- the truA gene encoding tRNA pseudouridine(38-40) synthase TruA translates to MRVREAHQDPTQRVRLDLAYDGSAYHGWAAQPGLRTVEGTLREGLATLFRREVPLVVAGRTDAGVHARGQVVHLDLSDAEYSGLGRGRGITPDQALVRRLAGVLHREHGAVVVFSAAAVPPSFDARFSALSRSYRYRIADAPALQDPLRRWDTAWHRTPLDAEAMRLEAASAAGLQDFGSFCRPRERSTTIRELHGFNIGREPQGVIVAELTADAFCHHMVRALIGACLDVGEGRRAPGWLSSRLAEPSWDQSVRLAQPAGLVLESVQYPAPEQLGHRAEQTRALRRSAEQT, encoded by the coding sequence ATGCGCGTCCGCGAAGCCCATCAGGACCCGACTCAGCGGGTGCGTCTCGATCTCGCCTATGACGGCAGCGCCTACCACGGCTGGGCCGCACAGCCGGGTCTGCGCACCGTGGAAGGAACTCTCCGGGAGGGTCTGGCCACACTCTTCCGTCGCGAGGTGCCGCTGGTGGTCGCCGGACGCACCGACGCCGGGGTTCATGCCCGGGGGCAGGTCGTCCACCTGGACCTGAGCGACGCCGAGTACTCCGGTCTCGGCCGAGGACGGGGGATCACCCCCGATCAGGCACTGGTGCGCCGGCTCGCCGGGGTCCTGCACCGGGAGCACGGCGCCGTCGTCGTCTTCTCCGCCGCCGCGGTGCCGCCGAGCTTTGACGCTCGGTTCTCCGCGCTGAGTCGCAGCTACCGCTATCGCATCGCGGATGCCCCGGCGCTGCAGGACCCGCTGCGCCGCTGGGACACCGCCTGGCATCGCACGCCCCTGGACGCGGAGGCGATGCGCCTGGAAGCAGCCTCTGCGGCCGGACTCCAGGACTTCGGGAGCTTCTGTCGGCCTCGGGAGCGCAGCACCACCATCCGGGAGCTCCACGGCTTCAACATCGGGCGTGAGCCGCAGGGAGTGATCGTCGCGGAACTGACCGCCGACGCCTTCTGCCATCACATGGTGCGTGCGCTCATCGGCGCCTGCCTGGACGTGGGGGAGGGGCGCCGAGCCCCTGGCTGGCTGAGCAGCCGCCTCGCCGAGCCGAGCTGGGACCAGTCGGTCAGGCTCGCCCAGCCCGCGGGGCTGGTGCTGGAATCGGTGCAGTACCCGGCTCCGGAGCAGCTGGGCCACCGCGCCGAGCAGACCCGGGCGCTTCGGCGCAGCGCCGAGCAGACCTGA
- the rpsI gene encoding 30S ribosomal protein S9: MAQNTEELTETEELSSYTSESTPTEETAGESERAPLTVGGAAIGRRKRARARVRITPGTGKWSLNGRSLEEYFPNKLHQQEVNDPFTLLGLKGAYDVIARIDGGGPSGQSGALRLGISRALNEVDRDHNRAPLKKAGFLTRDARAVERKKAGLKKARKAPQYSKR, translated from the coding sequence GTGGCTCAGAACACTGAAGAGCTCACCGAAACCGAGGAGCTTTCAAGCTACACCTCGGAATCAACCCCCACCGAGGAGACCGCCGGCGAGTCCGAGCGTGCACCGCTGACCGTCGGCGGCGCCGCCATCGGACGCCGCAAGCGCGCCCGTGCCCGTGTGCGCATCACCCCGGGCACCGGTAAGTGGAGCCTGAACGGTCGCAGCCTGGAGGAGTACTTCCCCAACAAGCTGCACCAGCAGGAGGTCAATGACCCCTTCACCCTGCTCGGCCTGAAGGGCGCCTACGACGTCATCGCCCGCATCGACGGCGGCGGCCCCTCGGGTCAGTCCGGCGCGCTGCGGCTGGGCATCTCCCGGGCGCTGAACGAGGTCGACCGTGACCACAACCGTGCGCCGCTGAAGAAGGCTGGATTCCTGACCCGCGACGCCCGCGCCGTGGAGCGCAAGAAGGCCGGTCTGAAGAAGGCCCGCAAGGCCCCGCAGTACTCCAAGCGCTGA